DNA from Bacteroides zoogleoformans:
CTTCACCACCGTCCCATCTCAATACGGGAGTTACTTCTACTACAGCTTTTTTATTGAAATATCTTTCAGGAAATTTTCCATTGATAGTAACGGGAACTTTACCACCTACGGCTTCCAAAACCTGAGGAGTCACTGTGAAGTAGTCCGAAGACAATTCACCCATCTTACTGCTGCACGATGTCAGCAATGCAACAACCATTGCCATTAAAAAAGGCAGATACAATTTTTTAGTCATTTCAGATATTAATTATTTTGTTTGTAAAATAAATTTTTCCATTCCGCAATTATGCCTCATCAAGCATGAACACAGCAATGCAAAGATACTAAATCTTCTTAGAGTTTGTTAACCTCAAGACCCTTTTTACCATAATTTAATGAATCCTTTGCTTCTCGCGATATTTTATGTTGCGAGGATGATGCTCGATGATTTCACTGCGCAACCTGTTGCGATCGACGTGTGTATAAAGTTCTGTCGTTGCGATGGATTCATGCCCGAGCATACATTGTATGGCGCGAAGATTGGCTCCTCCTTCCAGCAAGTGGGTGGCAAAGGAGTGACGGAAGGTGTGCGGACTGATGTTTTTGGTGATACCGGCCTTGTCGGCCAGTTCTTTGATCAGGTGGAATATCATGATGCGCGAAATTTTGTTTCCCCAACGTGCCAGAAACAGATAGTCTTCGAACTCCTTCTTGATTTTACCCTGATTACGATCCATGAGCCACTTCTCAATTTCTTTGATGGCACGCGGAGAGATGGGGACAAGGCGTTGTTTGCCACCCTTTCCCTCTACTTTGATAAAGCCCTCCTCAAAATAGAGGTCGGAAATTTTCAGGTTGCAGAGTTCCGACACGCGCAACCCACAGCTATACAACGTTTCGAGGATGGCTCTGTTGCGCTGTCCTTCGTTTTTACTCAAGTCCACGGTACTGATGATAAGGTCTATCTCCTCCAATGTCAGCACTTCGGGCAGTTTGAGTCCTATTTTAGGACCTTCGAGCAGTTCGCCGGGATCACTTTCCAGATAATCGGCCATGACGAGAAAATGGAAAAACGATTTTACTCCCGACAAGATGCGCGCCTGCGAACGGGGATGAATGCCGATGTCGTGCAAACCGGCGGCAAACCGATGCAGATCGTCCAAGGTCGTGTCGAGAAAACTTTTGTTTTCTTCTTCAAGGAAATGAAGCAACTTCTCCAAATCCCTCAGATAAGCATCTTGCGTATTGAGCGAAAGGGCTTTTTCCAATTTCAGGTATTGACGGTACTTCCTGATTATCAGCGCCTGCTTTTCCTTATTTTTTGTTTTTTCTTCTGATTCCATTTCTTTTTCCTACCTTTGCACCGCAAAGACGATGCTCGTGAGCAGGGCGAAAACATGACAAATTCTGCCGTCGCCTTGCCGTTCGCGTCTTCTTTGCAGATTTCGACTGAATACAATCGGGATGTATCAAAGCCGTGTCAGAGCCATACTTGATCCGTGGTTTCTCCGCATCCATATATACGGAGCTGATACGGAGCTGAACCGGAGCGGATACGGAGCAGATGCGGAGCAGTCCCGACCGGGACAAAGGTATAAAAAAAACGTGTTATGAGAATACAGATTATCAACGGCCCCAATATAAATCTCTTGGGCAAACGCGAACCTTCCGTTTATGGCAGTGTTACTTTCGAAGACTACCTCGACGGCCTTCGTAAAAGATATGCCGATGTGGAAATTGACTATTTTCAGTCCAACATCGAAGGAGAATTGATAGACAAGATTCAGCAAGCGGGTTTCGATGCAGACGGCATTATCCTGAATGCAGGGGCCTATACCCATACATCCATAGCGCTGCACGACGCCATCCGCGCGGTTACTTCTCCGGTGGTGGAGGTGCATATTTCCAATGTGCATGCACGCGAAGCGTTCCGCCACGTATCGATGATTTCCTGCGCCTGCAAGGGAGTGATTCTGGGCTTCGGCTTAGACTCTTACCGGTTGGCGATAGAGGCATTGAAAGAATTATAGGTTGCTCATGGTCTTTCATCCATGATTCATCATAAATAAACAGATATAGTATTATGTTATTGAAGCAAACGAAAATTGTCGCAACGATTTCTGACCAACGTTGCGACGTCGATTTTATAAAACAGTTGTTCGAAGCCGGCATGAATGTGGTGCGCATGAATACCGCACATCTCAATCGTGAAGGTGCCGAGCGGCTGATAGGTAATGTACGTGCCGTGTCCAACCGCATTGCCATTTTGATGGATACGAAAGGCCCCGAAGTGCGCACTACTCCTTTGGTTGGCGACTCGCTTCCTTTTAAAGCGGGCGACCGCGTCAAAGTGGTAGGTAACCCCGAGTTGCAGACAACCCGCGAGTGCATTTCCGTGAGCTACCCCAACTTCGTTCAGGATTTGAATGAAGGCGGACACATCCTTATCGATGACGGTGAGATGGAAATGGTGGTTGTAGAGAAGCATGCCGGCTATCTGCTCTGCGAAATGCAGAACGACGCGACGCTTGGCAGCCGCAAAAGTGTCAATGTGCCGGGAGTGCGCATCAACTTGCCTTCACTGACCGAAAAAGACCGTACCAACATCTTGTATGCCATCGAGAAGGACATTGACTTCATTGCCCACTCTTTCGTGCGTAACAAGCAGGACATCATGGACATTAAAAACATTTTGGACGCACATGGCAGCGACATACGCGTCATTGCCAAGATTGAGAACCAAGAGGGCGTGGACAACATCGACGAGATTCTGGAAGTGGCCGACGGTGTGATGGTGGCGCGCGGCGACCTCGGCATCGAAGTGCCCCAGGAGCGCATCCCCGGCATCCAGCGTGTGCTGATTCGCAAGTGTATCTTGGCCAAAAAGCCGGTTATCGTCGCCACCCAGATGCTACATACGATGATTTCCAATCCGCGTCCCACCCGCGCCGAAGTGACGGACATCGCCAATGCCATCTATTATCGCACGGACGCTTTGATGCTGAGCGGCGAGACCGCCTATGGAAAATATCCCGTAGAGGCGGTGAAGACAATGACTAAAGTTGCCGCACAAGCCGAAAAGGATAAACTGGCTGATAATGACATCCGTATTCCGCTGGACGAGAACAGAAACGACGTGACGGCTTTCCTTGCCAAACAAGCCGTAAAAGCTACTACAAAACTGAAAATCCGAGCCATCATCACGGATAGCTACAGCGGGCGCACGGCTCGTAACCTGGCTGCTTTCCGTGGCAAGTTCCCGGTACTTGCCATCTGCTACAAAGAGAAAACCATGCGCCACCTTGCCCTTTCTTATGGTGTAGAGGCCATTTATATGCCCGAACTTGCCAACGGACAGGAATACTACTTTGCCGCCTTACGCCGCCTGTTGAAGGAGGGCCGCCTGCAACCTACCGATATGGTGGGCTACCTGAGCAGCGGCAAAGCGGGCACGCAGACCTCTTTCCTTGAGATAAACGTAGTGGAAGATGCCCTGAAGCATGCCACGGAAAGCGTGCTTCCCAACAGCAACCGATACTTATAAATGAGGGTGTGTCAAGGAAGCACTCTTTTTGACACACTCCCACTCCTTTATCCGATATCATGACGTTAGACGAGTATATCCTGCAACATATCGATAAAGAGAGCGATTACCTGAAAGCGCTCTATCGCGACACGCATGTCAAATTGCTTTATCCCCGCATGGCTTCGGGACACTTGCAGGGACGCATGCTCAAAATGTTCGTCAGGATGATACGTCCCCGTCAGGTATTGGAGATAGGAACTTACAGCGGCTATTCCGCCCTTTGCATAGCCGAAGGACTGCCGGAGGGCGGAATGCTGCACACCATTGAAATCAATGACGAGCAGGAAGACTTCACGCGTCCGTGGATAGATGGGTCGGACTATGCCGACAAAATAAAATTCTACATCGGCGATGCCTTGGAATTAATTCCCCGCCTTGACCTCACTTTCGATTTGGCATTCATTGACGGTGACAAGCGCAGATACGTGGATTATTACGAAATGGCGCTTGCCCGCCTTTCGGATGGAGGATATATCATTGCCGACAACACGTTGTGGGATGGCCACGTGCTGGAAGAGCATCCTCATGCGTCCGACCGGCAGACAATCTGCATCAAGGAATTCAATGACTTTGTAGCACGCGACGAACGTGTGGAGAAAGTGATTCTTCCGCTGCGCGACGGACTGACCATCATCCGTAAAAGAGACTAAGACAAGCCCACACCTCAACATTCCCAAGCCCACACTTGAGCACTCCTAAGCCCACACTTTGGAAAAGCTAAACCGAAA
Protein-coding regions in this window:
- the pyk gene encoding pyruvate kinase: MLLKQTKIVATISDQRCDVDFIKQLFEAGMNVVRMNTAHLNREGAERLIGNVRAVSNRIAILMDTKGPEVRTTPLVGDSLPFKAGDRVKVVGNPELQTTRECISVSYPNFVQDLNEGGHILIDDGEMEMVVVEKHAGYLLCEMQNDATLGSRKSVNVPGVRINLPSLTEKDRTNILYAIEKDIDFIAHSFVRNKQDIMDIKNILDAHGSDIRVIAKIENQEGVDNIDEILEVADGVMVARGDLGIEVPQERIPGIQRVLIRKCILAKKPVIVATQMLHTMISNPRPTRAEVTDIANAIYYRTDALMLSGETAYGKYPVEAVKTMTKVAAQAEKDKLADNDIRIPLDENRNDVTAFLAKQAVKATTKLKIRAIITDSYSGRTARNLAAFRGKFPVLAICYKEKTMRHLALSYGVEAIYMPELANGQEYYFAALRRLLKEGRLQPTDMVGYLSSGKAGTQTSFLEINVVEDALKHATESVLPNSNRYL
- the aroQ gene encoding type II 3-dehydroquinate dehydratase is translated as MRIQIINGPNINLLGKREPSVYGSVTFEDYLDGLRKRYADVEIDYFQSNIEGELIDKIQQAGFDADGIILNAGAYTHTSIALHDAIRAVTSPVVEVHISNVHAREAFRHVSMISCACKGVILGFGLDSYRLAIEALKEL
- the xerD gene encoding site-specific tyrosine recombinase XerD, translating into MESEEKTKNKEKQALIIRKYRQYLKLEKALSLNTQDAYLRDLEKLLHFLEEENKSFLDTTLDDLHRFAAGLHDIGIHPRSQARILSGVKSFFHFLVMADYLESDPGELLEGPKIGLKLPEVLTLEEIDLIISTVDLSKNEGQRNRAILETLYSCGLRVSELCNLKISDLYFEEGFIKVEGKGGKQRLVPISPRAIKEIEKWLMDRNQGKIKKEFEDYLFLARWGNKISRIMIFHLIKELADKAGITKNISPHTFRHSFATHLLEGGANLRAIQCMLGHESIATTELYTHVDRNRLRSEIIEHHPRNIKYREKQRIH
- a CDS encoding O-methyltransferase translates to MTLDEYILQHIDKESDYLKALYRDTHVKLLYPRMASGHLQGRMLKMFVRMIRPRQVLEIGTYSGYSALCIAEGLPEGGMLHTIEINDEQEDFTRPWIDGSDYADKIKFYIGDALELIPRLDLTFDLAFIDGDKRRYVDYYEMALARLSDGGYIIADNTLWDGHVLEEHPHASDRQTICIKEFNDFVARDERVEKVILPLRDGLTIIRKRD